The Fibrobacter sp. UWB4 genome includes a window with the following:
- the ruvA gene encoding Holliday junction branch migration protein RuvA gives MIERIRGILVQKTPTFVVVECAGVGYGVNISAFTAGKLPEEGAEVTLHTNLVVREDSMTLFGFADTTEKNLFLMLLDVNGVGPKLAQRILSGSTPADLLNMIASDNKAALGKIKGLGKKTCEQMTLTLKEKASNMLQSLGDVEGSGITSVGALTGAKLEAVLALHTLGVKDPMAEKAVVKAVEVLGDGVDAAALIPEALKYL, from the coding sequence ATGATCGAACGAATTCGCGGCATCCTGGTACAGAAAACGCCCACATTTGTCGTTGTGGAATGCGCCGGAGTCGGTTACGGCGTCAACATTTCTGCATTTACCGCAGGGAAGCTGCCCGAAGAAGGGGCCGAGGTCACCCTGCACACGAATCTCGTGGTGCGAGAAGATTCCATGACGCTGTTTGGATTTGCGGATACGACCGAAAAGAACCTCTTTCTCATGCTTCTGGATGTGAACGGGGTCGGTCCAAAGCTTGCCCAGCGGATTCTGAGCGGCAGCACTCCAGCAGACCTCCTGAATATGATTGCAAGCGATAACAAGGCGGCTCTTGGGAAAATCAAGGGTCTCGGCAAAAAGACCTGCGAGCAAATGACGCTCACGCTCAAGGAAAAGGCGTCTAACATGTTGCAGTCGCTCGGCGACGTCGAGGGTAGCGGGATTACAAGCGTCGGCGCTTTGACGGGCGCAAAGCTTGAAGCGGTCTTGGCACTGCACACGCTCGGAGTCAAGGACCCGATGGCAGAAAAAGCGGTTGTGAAAGCCGTTGAAGTTCTCGGAGATGGCGTTGATGCCGCAGCACTTATCCCAGAGGCTTTAAAATATTTGTAA
- the ruvB gene encoding Holliday junction branch migration DNA helicase RuvB, with protein sequence MEDQRIISPQKCSFDEGDSDRNLRPPSLSEFTGQDDIKESLSIAIEAAKQRGDALDHCLFAGPPGLGKTTLSSIIAKEMGVNIHITSGPVLEKASDLAGLLTSLQENDILFIDEIHRLNRVVEEYLYPAMEDFRLDIMLDSGPAARSVNLPLKHFTLVGATTRSGLLTGPLRDRFGLQYRLELYNEKDIVKILMRSARILGVDLSEDAAKILGGRCRGTPRVANRVLRRCRDVAQVRGTGVIDERAALKTLEMLGIDSEGLDPTDRKILAMMIDKFNGGPVGLGTISAAMGEEPDTLEEVYEPYLLQKGLISRTPRGRVATHNAYRMLHKPIPKSLINEQTELLL encoded by the coding sequence ATGGAAGACCAGCGTATAATTTCCCCGCAGAAATGCTCTTTTGACGAGGGCGATTCCGACCGCAACTTGCGACCGCCCAGCCTGAGCGAATTTACAGGCCAGGACGATATCAAGGAAAGCCTTTCGATTGCGATTGAAGCCGCAAAGCAGCGCGGCGACGCGCTGGACCATTGCCTGTTCGCAGGGCCTCCGGGACTTGGCAAAACGACGCTTTCAAGCATCATCGCCAAAGAAATGGGCGTAAACATCCACATCACGAGCGGCCCGGTTCTCGAAAAGGCAAGCGACCTTGCCGGGCTGCTGACGAGCCTGCAAGAGAACGACATTCTGTTCATCGACGAGATCCACCGCCTGAATCGCGTGGTCGAGGAATACCTCTACCCCGCCATGGAAGATTTCAGGCTCGACATCATGCTCGATTCTGGCCCTGCGGCAAGGAGCGTGAACCTCCCGCTCAAGCACTTTACACTCGTTGGCGCCACAACGCGCAGCGGGCTTTTGACGGGGCCGCTCCGCGACCGTTTCGGGTTGCAATACCGGCTGGAACTCTATAACGAAAAAGACATCGTCAAGATCCTCATGAGGAGCGCACGCATTCTAGGCGTCGATCTTTCTGAAGATGCAGCCAAGATTCTCGGCGGCCGCTGCCGCGGGACGCCCCGTGTAGCAAACCGAGTCCTCAGGCGCTGCCGAGACGTAGCGCAGGTTCGCGGTACAGGAGTCATCGACGAACGTGCGGCCCTCAAGACGCTCGAAATGCTTGGCATCGACAGCGAAGGGCTTGACCCGACCGACCGCAAGATTCTCGCGATGATGATCGACAAGTTTAACGGAGGCCCGGTCGGTCTCGGAACGATCAGTGCCGCCATGGGCGAAGAGCCGGACACGCTCGAAGAAGTCTACGAGCCGTACCTGCTACAGAAGGGGCTTATTTCCCGTACGCCACGCGGTCGCGTCGCGACCCACAACGCCTACAGGATGTTGCATAAGCCAATCCCCAAGTCGCTAATCAACGAGCAGACGGAACTGCTACTGTGA
- a CDS encoding BamA/TamA family outer membrane protein yields MIRLVTLLVLVGVLCLPAHAEESRDAVQDSSSGSMSFTEILSWPFIHVVQPFFGSLVYPISAPLQYAIDNGVVDKAVELITFGSNKNILIYPVLNLKPGSSTMLGVCYRHRNIFIEGDYGVFEGHYFANSDVEVKLRYSKQGLWNKKMYGSVNVNLDMNRDDFFVIPGTKSLFHQSDTLLTIGAKLGFPITESRNLNLSFGSDFDYHLANFTDIKDSVLDDAKYSIADRGLYQNHFEIPLYANIVFDNLDFPYAPSRGQRISLKASYVFTSDYGGISEENLAQAGLKRSGALKDGGKNHDYISLDAFYQIYFFIGRADKYVLSAKEGRKTRKFYTDFSWNEVLRVWRPENLVETLFEHRVLAFQLRFMGMWEVEKGGAPYSAYHLLDARYPLRGYADSWASPFILGFSAEYRWPIDRLVDGVVFDEYAIISDKINHWSKKNLYNSWGFGVRVRKPDMFLFRMQFAFHGLHGINLVLTIAPEFR; encoded by the coding sequence ATGATTCGTTTGGTAACATTACTGGTGCTTGTGGGTGTGCTGTGTTTGCCGGCGCACGCGGAGGAGTCGCGCGATGCCGTGCAGGACTCCTCTTCTGGTTCCATGTCGTTTACTGAGATCCTTTCATGGCCGTTTATCCATGTGGTCCAGCCGTTCTTTGGTTCGCTGGTTTACCCGATTTCGGCTCCGTTACAATATGCAATTGATAATGGCGTTGTAGACAAGGCCGTGGAGCTGATTACGTTTGGCTCCAATAAGAATATCCTCATTTATCCGGTCCTGAACCTGAAACCGGGGAGTTCCACGATGCTTGGCGTTTGCTACCGGCATAGGAATATTTTTATTGAAGGGGACTACGGAGTCTTTGAAGGTCATTATTTTGCAAATAGCGATGTCGAAGTTAAGCTGCGGTATTCGAAGCAGGGACTTTGGAACAAGAAAATGTACGGTTCCGTGAATGTCAATCTGGACATGAATCGCGATGATTTCTTTGTAATTCCAGGGACAAAGAGCCTGTTCCATCAGTCCGATACGTTGCTTACGATTGGGGCTAAGCTGGGGTTCCCGATTACTGAATCGAGAAATCTGAACTTGAGCTTTGGTTCTGATTTTGATTATCACCTTGCAAATTTTACGGACATAAAGGATTCTGTGCTGGATGATGCGAAGTACTCGATTGCAGATCGAGGCTTGTACCAGAATCATTTTGAAATTCCTTTATATGCAAATATCGTTTTTGATAACTTGGATTTTCCGTATGCACCGTCGAGAGGCCAGCGTATAAGCTTGAAGGCTTCTTATGTGTTTACTAGCGATTACGGGGGAATTTCCGAGGAAAACCTGGCCCAGGCGGGGCTGAAACGATCCGGGGCATTGAAAGATGGCGGCAAGAATCACGATTATATAAGCCTTGATGCGTTTTACCAGATCTACTTCTTTATCGGCCGTGCCGACAAGTATGTGCTTTCCGCAAAAGAAGGCCGCAAGACGAGAAAGTTCTATACGGACTTCTCGTGGAATGAAGTCTTGCGCGTATGGCGCCCGGAAAATTTGGTGGAGACGCTTTTTGAACATCGCGTACTCGCGTTCCAGCTGCGTTTCATGGGAATGTGGGAGGTCGAGAAGGGTGGCGCACCGTATTCGGCTTATCACTTGCTGGATGCCCGTTATCCGTTGCGCGGGTATGCCGATTCTTGGGCGAGTCCCTTTATTCTTGGATTTTCGGCGGAATACCGCTGGCCGATCGACCGTCTAGTGGATGGCGTTGTTTTTGATGAATATGCCATCATTAGCGATAAGATCAACCATTGGTCCAAAAAGAACCTCTATAATTCATGGGGTTTTGGTGTGCGTGTCCGTAAACCGGATATGTTCCTGTTCCGTATGCAGTTTGCGTTCCACGGGCTGCATGGCATCAACCTTGTGCTGACCATTGCACCGGAATTCAGGTAA
- a CDS encoding MMPL family transporter — translation MMFSLFAKIIKKLATYPKIILTVFLAVGILSIYPIMHLRWDLQLQDTITSAREPSNVKKIEDEFGGLGSLIVILQSEDSSANYRIAKNLAEQMQKDPSVHFADFETDIEFYRKNKFLYASESDIEIMVHRIEKLKRDYILKSNPLYIDLRSVIDSITQTTAEQRAQLLSDLEKKYFDKLSVSHSNKTGTIRIIEIYPSHSISDLQANRQLYYTVQRALQKEEKPSDLHIHYAGKVYESIQTGKRLLPEAKMVGIVTTVLILVLLILNFYKQPQLILISALPIATPIVTTMACSYLFYGRINLFTLLLAIVLPGQALQIINHVLNRYFLEREQKLSPQLSIESALLGIGPSTAVSSFAFAALFACLILIPLPGLQELGVLGSTGCILNWAITLLFSTALLQVTQRKKPFSIRHAQIHPEYRISMLSNRVNWIIFSIIIAASLVGLYFGGTKIHIRNDFSATEINYKNATIDSLIAQTGFMNKTPIIVMIPESAESENLLEQFTKLKNDGNLSTVNSLFTLAQFSPNLQQKKMEKLRQLHNLITKEFREALSKSELENLEKVEQALEFDETDDFEPPEYIAKKFRDKHGKQGRFAFIFTDIKEHFGSECVKLYKELHQIEGIDNGKYLVAGIPITRAIFLDRITNNFSRPLQVGGILVFLFMLVYYNRLSRALFTALPSVFAACWFIAALNFFDVKISAYSALIFPILIGASVDGSLQFFTAYYEKQKGTALTILRDKFFTIFLSQMAAFIGTYGMLISSHPGLRSMGYVSLTGLICIFIAQFTIFPLIAGSLDQYRLRKQRKKEAHK, via the coding sequence ATGATGTTTTCACTTTTTGCAAAAATTATCAAAAAATTAGCGACTTATCCCAAGATTATCCTGACGGTATTCCTTGCGGTAGGGATTTTGAGCATTTACCCCATCATGCACTTGCGCTGGGATTTACAGCTACAGGACACAATCACCAGCGCTCGCGAACCAAGCAATGTCAAAAAAATCGAAGATGAATTCGGAGGACTTGGCAGCCTCATTGTCATACTCCAGTCCGAGGATTCAAGCGCAAACTACCGCATCGCCAAGAATCTCGCAGAGCAAATGCAGAAGGATCCGTCCGTCCATTTTGCAGATTTTGAAACCGATATCGAATTTTACAGAAAGAACAAGTTTCTCTACGCAAGCGAAAGCGATATCGAGATCATGGTACACCGCATAGAGAAACTCAAGCGCGACTACATATTAAAGAGCAATCCGCTATACATCGACTTAAGAAGCGTGATTGATTCGATTACGCAGACAACGGCAGAACAGCGCGCACAGCTACTGAGCGATCTCGAAAAGAAATATTTCGACAAGCTCTCCGTGAGCCATTCCAACAAAACAGGCACAATCCGCATTATCGAGATTTATCCGTCACACTCGATTTCCGATTTACAGGCAAATAGGCAGCTGTACTATACCGTACAAAGAGCGCTTCAAAAAGAAGAAAAGCCAAGCGACTTGCATATACACTACGCCGGGAAAGTCTACGAATCCATCCAGACCGGCAAGCGGCTCCTGCCCGAAGCGAAAATGGTCGGCATCGTAACGACCGTTCTCATTCTCGTGCTTCTCATCCTCAATTTTTACAAGCAACCGCAGCTGATCCTTATTTCGGCATTGCCTATCGCGACACCGATTGTCACGACGATGGCGTGTTCGTACTTGTTCTACGGACGCATCAACCTGTTTACGCTCTTGCTTGCAATTGTACTTCCCGGACAGGCGCTGCAAATTATCAACCACGTCCTCAACCGATACTTCCTGGAGCGCGAACAGAAGCTGAGTCCACAACTCAGCATCGAAAGCGCGTTGCTCGGCATTGGCCCTTCGACCGCAGTATCCAGTTTTGCGTTTGCCGCCTTGTTCGCATGTCTCATCTTGATTCCTCTGCCTGGGCTTCAGGAACTTGGCGTCCTCGGTTCCACAGGATGCATTTTGAACTGGGCGATCACATTGCTTTTCTCCACCGCCCTTTTGCAAGTGACACAACGCAAAAAACCATTCTCGATTAGGCACGCGCAAATCCATCCGGAATACAGGATTTCGATGCTTTCCAATCGTGTAAACTGGATTATCTTTTCGATTATTATTGCAGCAAGCCTTGTTGGGCTTTACTTCGGGGGAACGAAAATTCACATCCGCAACGACTTTTCAGCAACAGAAATCAACTACAAAAATGCAACCATCGACTCGCTGATTGCACAAACGGGATTCATGAACAAGACTCCCATAATCGTGATGATTCCGGAAAGCGCCGAAAGCGAGAACCTGCTGGAACAATTTACCAAGCTCAAGAATGACGGTAATCTTTCGACCGTCAATTCCCTGTTTACGCTTGCGCAGTTCTCCCCCAACTTGCAGCAGAAGAAAATGGAAAAGCTCCGCCAGCTGCACAACTTGATCACAAAGGAATTCCGCGAAGCGCTCTCGAAGAGCGAACTGGAAAATCTAGAAAAGGTGGAACAGGCGCTGGAATTTGACGAAACGGACGATTTTGAACCGCCCGAGTACATCGCCAAGAAGTTCCGCGACAAACACGGCAAGCAAGGGCGTTTTGCTTTTATCTTCACGGACATCAAGGAACATTTCGGCAGCGAATGCGTGAAGTTGTACAAGGAACTCCACCAGATTGAAGGGATTGATAACGGAAAATACTTGGTGGCGGGCATACCGATTACACGCGCTATTTTCTTGGACAGGATTACAAATAACTTTAGTAGGCCATTGCAAGTGGGCGGTATTCTCGTATTCCTGTTCATGCTCGTTTACTACAACCGTTTAAGCCGCGCCTTGTTCACAGCCCTCCCCTCAGTTTTTGCGGCATGCTGGTTCATTGCGGCGCTCAACTTCTTTGATGTCAAGATTTCGGCGTACAGTGCCCTCATTTTCCCGATTCTCATTGGCGCAAGCGTTGACGGTTCGCTCCAGTTTTTCACGGCGTATTACGAAAAACAAAAAGGGACGGCGCTTACCATTTTAAGGGACAAGTTCTTCACAATCTTTCTTTCGCAGATGGCGGCCTTCATCGGTACATACGGTATGCTCATTTCGTCCCATCCGGGACTGCGCAGCATGGGCTATGTTTCGTTGACAGGGCTTATCTGCATATTCATCGCCCAGTTCACCATCTTCCCCCTCATCGCAGGCTCTCTCGACCAATACCGCCTGAGAAAACAAAGGAAAAAGGAAGCCCACAAATGA
- a CDS encoding pyridoxal phosphate-dependent aminotransferase: MKSLSDRTQNIAASLTVAIDTMAKQMIADGKDVVSLGAGEPDFGTPTPIQDAAIEAIRAGKTRYTAPVGILDVRKAVAQKLEEENGLHYDASQIIMTSGAKHAVFNALAALINPGDEVIIPAPYWVTYPELVKWLGGTPVFVEAGIEKNFKIDAEDLRKACTPRTKAILLNNPCNPTGAVYSKSELEALAKEIVAQDIYCISDEVYEYFVYDTEFTSAAVFPGMAERTIVINGFSKSHCMTGWRIGYDAAPASIAKIIGKIQGQATHHPSNVAQYAALGALNMDKSNVHAMQAAFRKRRAYMLERTSFLSTKPRAPEGAFYLFAPVSDYYGKKTTDGKVIAGSIDFCSALLESKGLAIVPGAAFGDDTCVRFSYAASDENLAKACNRFEAFVKELQ, from the coding sequence ATGAAATCGCTTTCCGATAGAACGCAAAACATTGCAGCATCGCTCACCGTCGCCATCGACACAATGGCAAAACAGATGATCGCAGACGGCAAGGACGTCGTGAGTCTCGGCGCAGGCGAACCCGACTTTGGAACGCCCACCCCCATTCAAGATGCGGCTATCGAAGCGATCCGCGCAGGCAAAACACGCTACACCGCCCCCGTCGGGATTCTCGATGTGCGCAAAGCAGTCGCCCAAAAATTGGAAGAAGAAAACGGCCTCCATTACGACGCATCGCAAATCATCATGACGAGCGGTGCAAAGCATGCCGTGTTCAACGCGCTCGCCGCCTTGATTAACCCGGGCGACGAAGTGATCATCCCCGCCCCGTACTGGGTCACGTATCCGGAACTTGTGAAGTGGCTCGGCGGTACACCTGTTTTTGTGGAAGCAGGCATCGAAAAGAATTTCAAGATCGACGCGGAAGACTTGCGCAAGGCTTGCACACCGCGCACAAAGGCGATTCTCCTGAACAACCCGTGCAACCCGACTGGCGCCGTTTACAGCAAGAGCGAACTTGAAGCGTTAGCAAAAGAAATTGTCGCGCAGGACATCTACTGCATCTCGGACGAAGTTTATGAATACTTTGTCTACGATACGGAATTTACAAGCGCCGCAGTGTTCCCCGGAATGGCCGAACGCACAATTGTGATTAACGGTTTTTCGAAATCGCATTGCATGACCGGCTGGAGAATCGGTTACGATGCCGCCCCCGCTTCGATTGCAAAGATTATCGGCAAAATTCAGGGACAGGCCACGCACCACCCGAGCAATGTCGCGCAGTACGCCGCCCTCGGCGCACTCAACATGGACAAGAGCAATGTGCACGCCATGCAGGCCGCCTTCCGCAAGCGCAGAGCCTACATGCTTGAACGCACTTCGTTCCTCTCGACTAAGCCGCGCGCACCCGAAGGCGCATTCTACCTGTTTGCACCGGTGAGCGATTACTACGGCAAAAAGACTACGGACGGCAAGGTGATTGCAGGCTCGATTGATTTTTGCAGCGCACTTTTGGAAAGCAAGGGACTTGCGATTGTGCCTGGCGCCGCCTTTGGCGACGACACTTGCGTCCGATTCTCGTATGCGGCAAGCGACGAAAATCTCGCGAAAGCTTGCAACCGCTTTGAAGCGTTCGTGAAAGAACTACAATAA
- a CDS encoding ATP-binding cassette domain-containing protein: MFPFRLVNPDPSKPFTIGRKSDNILQFDNLMVSRYHAVLNFTDGKWILQSLTQNSITMLNGKDVTTAAISDGDVIHIGPRQLRATLRGADLTLLIMEREAESDMQTVTLSTEWREIEIPGIGKAKCRGIVSRDARSSGEARENRAEIKFAKTIVDESGKRTRTIAIANGDASRFESAVVGFRNNDLLIEAQNSGFDVFAQNVNIFAGKKQLLKGIDFELPAGEILAIIGRSGQGKSSLLKMIQGINSCDKQSIVRIGGVDYRKNEIRRRIAILPQDPPLRPELTVEETILDGARSSMDIQNFKQDALARLEKFCELFGLSGRKHNLVKTLSGGEMRRVALARELMGNPGLVILDEPLSGLDPYNSRILCTHLKQLAFLGHTIILTTHSYEALQIANKVLVLHQGEEAFFGTVQAAYTHFNTNDPQALLTSITQSKSAEWRAFRTASKASESPNSVKKKASKYYFERTRLPRNFAYTVRITAKQWFRDKGRIAALFVQPAIIGFLLSQIFSNQSSLWTVAFAIILCANWFALSLSIREIVQEKDILRDKFRRGVSAISTLTAKCTLPIIFTMMQTAIVYAFISTRITPHPQIALIACVFACIAIPATTVGLFTSTLSKNTSQANAFLPLLIIPQVALAGALVPLDQMQPIGRALSSIIWSRYNQASLLNILLERKDDIFNTIFAIAIALSFYIVTAILLHKLKKPR, encoded by the coding sequence ATGTTCCCATTCCGCCTCGTCAATCCAGACCCGTCAAAGCCTTTCACCATCGGGCGCAAATCGGACAACATTTTGCAGTTCGACAACCTGATGGTTTCGAGGTATCATGCGGTTCTGAATTTTACGGACGGCAAATGGATTTTGCAAAGCTTGACCCAGAACAGCATCACGATGCTGAACGGGAAAGACGTGACGACCGCAGCAATTAGCGACGGCGATGTGATTCACATTGGGCCGAGGCAGTTGCGGGCGACGCTCCGTGGCGCAGATCTGACGCTCTTGATTATGGAGCGAGAAGCGGAAAGCGATATGCAGACCGTAACGCTTTCGACGGAATGGAGAGAAATTGAAATTCCTGGAATCGGGAAAGCGAAGTGCCGCGGGATTGTGAGCCGAGATGCGCGCAGTTCTGGGGAAGCCCGCGAAAATCGTGCCGAGATCAAGTTTGCCAAAACGATTGTGGACGAGAGCGGCAAGCGCACACGCACGATTGCGATTGCAAACGGAGATGCGAGCCGTTTTGAATCAGCCGTGGTCGGGTTCCGCAATAACGATTTGTTGATTGAAGCGCAAAATTCGGGCTTTGACGTTTTCGCACAAAACGTGAACATCTTCGCCGGAAAAAAGCAATTATTAAAAGGGATTGATTTCGAACTCCCCGCTGGCGAGATTCTTGCGATTATCGGGCGTTCCGGGCAAGGCAAGTCTTCGCTTCTGAAGATGATTCAAGGCATCAACAGTTGCGACAAGCAAAGCATTGTACGCATCGGCGGTGTCGATTACCGCAAAAACGAGATTCGCAGGCGCATTGCCATATTGCCGCAAGACCCGCCGCTCCGCCCGGAGCTGACCGTCGAAGAAACCATTCTCGACGGTGCGCGTTCGTCGATGGACATTCAGAATTTCAAGCAAGATGCACTTGCGCGACTCGAAAAGTTCTGCGAACTTTTCGGGCTGAGCGGACGCAAGCATAACCTCGTGAAGACGCTCAGCGGCGGCGAAATGCGCCGCGTCGCGCTCGCACGAGAACTCATGGGCAATCCAGGACTCGTGATTCTCGACGAGCCGCTCTCGGGTCTTGACCCGTACAATTCGAGAATCCTATGTACGCACCTCAAACAGCTAGCGTTCCTCGGCCATACAATTATCCTCACGACGCACAGCTACGAAGCATTGCAGATTGCAAATAAAGTTCTCGTACTGCACCAGGGCGAAGAAGCGTTCTTCGGAACCGTTCAGGCGGCCTACACGCACTTCAACACGAACGATCCGCAAGCGCTCCTCACGAGCATCACGCAAAGCAAATCAGCCGAGTGGCGCGCATTTCGAACAGCATCTAAAGCAAGCGAAAGCCCGAACAGCGTCAAAAAGAAAGCATCCAAGTATTACTTTGAACGCACCAGGCTCCCCCGCAATTTCGCCTACACCGTGCGCATCACCGCCAAGCAGTGGTTCCGCGACAAGGGCCGCATTGCAGCGCTTTTTGTGCAGCCCGCGATTATCGGATTTTTGCTCTCGCAGATATTCTCCAACCAAAGTTCGCTCTGGACCGTCGCCTTTGCGATCATCCTTTGTGCGAACTGGTTTGCGCTTTCGCTTTCCATCCGTGAAATCGTGCAGGAGAAAGACATTCTCCGAGACAAGTTCCGCCGGGGCGTATCCGCCATCTCGACGCTTACAGCCAAATGCACTCTCCCCATCATTTTCACGATGATGCAGACAGCCATTGTCTATGCGTTTATCAGTACCCGCATTACCCCCCACCCCCAAATTGCGCTTATCGCCTGCGTTTTCGCCTGCATCGCCATCCCCGCAACCACCGTCGGGCTGTTCACAAGTACACTTTCCAAAAATACGAGCCAGGCAAACGCCTTCTTGCCGCTACTCATCATCCCGCAAGTCGCGCTCGCAGGCGCCCTCGTGCCACTCGATCAAATGCAGCCCATTGGCCGCGCCCTCTCCAGCATCATCTGGTCGCGCTACAATCAAGCTTCACTCCTCAACATTTTGCTGGAACGAAAAGACGACATTTTCAACACGATTTTTGCCATCGCCATCGCACTTAGTTTCTATATTGTTACTGCAATTTTACTACACAAATTAAAGAAGCCAAGATGA
- a CDS encoding serine/threonine-protein kinase has protein sequence MIRPEQPQTFPYPFNENYELLGTLGKGGMGYVYKALDKRLNREVAFKILDSTSDEEAIKRFYLEAQAMKELDHQNIVHVFDFGQQDKQLFIAMTYVQGISLAEILQNKSKLSFEAIEVIIKQIARGLLYAHSKGIVHRDVKPSNIMLTRDNRVYIMDFGISYIQEMEKERLTRTGMTMGTPEYMSPEQCHGDEVTLQSDIYSMGVILYEMTCGRLPFEGSRPVEIALKHVQEPPPAPELFREDIPDGLSALILKCLKKKLNERFHDMQEFLDECDQVFPQHDTPHQNSSIGRKTGSHRNVPSIAEAAKRFGSNMTPHKLMIVAFSVLFPLIVILLMLLMFTHKPQNMLHEVEWSEVIANYETRAIEPEMSKGYPLSNLTDGDLTTAWLNKMPLKPLNPVLAMYFDQNTLITNIGIAIGYQKSVNDAFGDRFRIFKKPHTLTIETKDGFKQRVKLENIRGMQYPNIQAVETTELRFYLEDVYEADNDDYAISEIRLLGMEVK, from the coding sequence ATGATACGTCCAGAACAACCGCAAACTTTTCCGTACCCCTTTAACGAAAACTACGAACTATTGGGAACGCTCGGCAAAGGTGGAATGGGCTATGTCTACAAGGCTCTCGATAAAAGGCTAAACCGCGAAGTCGCCTTCAAGATTCTCGACTCGACCTCCGATGAAGAGGCCATCAAGCGTTTCTACCTCGAAGCGCAAGCCATGAAGGAACTCGACCACCAAAACATCGTTCACGTGTTCGACTTTGGCCAGCAGGACAAGCAGCTCTTTATCGCGATGACTTACGTGCAAGGTATTTCGCTTGCCGAAATTTTGCAGAACAAGAGCAAGCTCTCGTTTGAAGCGATCGAAGTCATCATCAAGCAGATTGCACGCGGCCTCCTTTACGCGCACAGCAAGGGCATCGTCCACCGCGACGTGAAGCCCTCGAACATCATGCTCACGCGCGACAACCGCGTCTACATCATGGACTTTGGCATTTCGTACATCCAGGAAATGGAAAAGGAACGCCTCACCCGCACCGGCATGACGATGGGTACGCCCGAATACATGTCGCCCGAACAGTGCCACGGTGACGAAGTCACGCTCCAGTCCGACATTTACAGCATGGGCGTAATCCTTTACGAAATGACTTGCGGACGCTTGCCGTTCGAAGGCAGCCGCCCTGTAGAAATTGCACTCAAGCACGTGCAGGAACCGCCTCCGGCCCCGGAACTTTTCCGTGAAGACATCCCGGACGGACTTTCGGCGCTCATCCTCAAGTGCCTCAAGAAAAAGCTGAACGAGCGCTTCCACGACATGCAGGAATTCTTGGACGAATGCGACCAGGTGTTCCCGCAGCACGACACGCCACATCAGAATTCGAGTATCGGTCGCAAGACCGGCAGCCACCGCAACGTGCCCTCGATTGCAGAAGCCGCCAAGCGATTCGGCAGCAACATGACTCCGCACAAGCTCATGATCGTAGCGTTCTCGGTACTGTTCCCGCTCATCGTGATTTTGCTCATGCTCCTCATGTTCACGCACAAGCCGCAGAACATGCTGCACGAAGTTGAATGGAGCGAGGTCATCGCGAATTACGAAACGAGGGCCATCGAACCTGAAATGTCGAAGGGCTACCCGCTTTCGAACTTGACCGACGGCGACCTGACCACCGCTTGGCTCAACAAGATGCCGCTAAAGCCGCTAAATCCGGTACTCGCCATGTACTTCGACCAGAACACGCTCATCACGAACATCGGTATTGCCATTGGCTACCAGAAGTCCGTCAACGACGCTTTCGGCGACCGCTTCCGCATTTTCAAGAAGCCGCACACGCTCACCATCGAGACGAAGGACGGGTTCAAGCAACGCGTTAAGCTTGAGAATATCAGAGGCATGCAGTACCCGAACATCCAGGCGGTAGAAACGACGGAACTCAGATTCTACCTCGAAGACGTCTACGAAGCCGACAACGACGACTACGCCATCTCCGAGATTAGATTGCTTGGGATGGAAGTGAAGTAA
- a CDS encoding YraN family protein, whose protein sequence is MISKKSQNRSKGNFIESQAVAFLMREGYEVVARNYAYHGGELDIVARDNGTLVFVEVKSVWNNQEGNPAARVNTLKQKKIWQTACHFLATQNAIAPKGFDTPCRFDVLSTRAYQEPLQFAHYKNAFEANEVLPRI, encoded by the coding sequence ATGATTTCTAAAAAATCACAGAACAGGTCTAAGGGAAATTTTATCGAGTCGCAGGCGGTTGCATTCTTGATGCGCGAAGGCTATGAAGTCGTCGCCCGCAATTACGCGTACCACGGCGGAGAACTCGACATTGTCGCCCGCGATAACGGGACTCTCGTATTCGTCGAAGTCAAGTCCGTCTGGAACAACCAGGAAGGGAATCCGGCCGCCCGCGTAAACACCCTCAAGCAAAAGAAAATATGGCAGACCGCCTGCCACTTTCTGGCAACGCAAAATGCAATCGCGCCCAAAGGATTCGACACGCCATGCCGTTTCGACGTGTTGAGCACACGCGCCTACCAGGAACCGCTCCAGTTCGCGCACTACAAAAACGCCTTCGAAGCAAACGAAGTCCTCCCAAGGATTTAA